A window of Zingiber officinale cultivar Zhangliang chromosome 5A, Zo_v1.1, whole genome shotgun sequence contains these coding sequences:
- the LOC121981250 gene encoding T-complex protein 1 subunit theta-like isoform X2, which yields MSFGLPAYGIQAMLKEGHKHLSGLDEAVLKNIDACKQLSDITRTSLGPNGMNKMVINHLDKLFVTNDAATIVDELEVQHPAAKILVLAGKAQQEEIGDGANLTISFAGELLQNAEELIRMGLHPSDIISGYTKAVNKTVAILDELVEKGSETMDVRNKDEVFNRMRASVASKQFGQEDVLCPLIADACIQVCPKNPANFNVDNVRVAKLLGGGLHNSLVVRGMVLKGDTVGTIKRVEKAKIAVFAGGIDTSATETKGTVLIHTAEQLENYAKTEEAKVEELVKAVVDSGAKVVVSGAAVGDMALHFCERYKLMVLKISSKFELRRFCRTTGAVALLKLSQPNPDELGYADSISVEEIGGARVTLVKNEQGGNSVSTVVLRGSTDSILDDLERAVDDGVNTYKAMCRDSRILPGAAATEIELARRLKDFALKETESSLEMKMIAQNLEPLPEIEN from the exons ATGTCGTTCGGGTTGCCGGCTTATGGCATTCAAGCGATGCTCAAGGAAGGGCACAAGCACCTCTCTGGTCTCGATGAGGCCGTGCTCAAGAACATCGACGCATGCAAGCAGCTCTCTGACATTACACGCACCTCGCTCGGCCCCAACG GTATGAACAAAATGGTTATCAACCATCTGGATAAGCTTTTTGTGACAAATGATGCTGCCACTATAGTGGATGAGCTTGAGGTGCAGCATCCAGCTGCAAAAATTTTGGTGCTAGCTGGAAAGGCCCAACAGGAGGAGATTGGTGATGGAGCTAATCTAACCATATCATTTGCAGGAGAGCTTCTTCAGAATGCAGAGGAACTGATTAGGATGGGTTTGCACCCTAGTGACATAATAAGCGGTTATACAAAAGCCGTAAATAAG ACAGTTGCAATTTTGGATGAACTGGTGGAGAAAGGATCAGAAACCATGGATGTTAGGAATAAAGATGAAGTCTTTAACAGAATGAGAGCTTCTGTTGCAAGCAAGCAATTTGGACAAGAAGATGTTCTATGCCCTCTCATTGCTGAT GCGTGCATCCAAGTTTGCCCAAAGAATCCAGCAAACTTTAATGTTGACAATGTTCGAGTTGCCAAACTACTTGGAGGTGGTTTGCACAATTCATTAGTTGTACGTGGTATGGTCTTGAAGGGTGACACTGTTGGTACAATTAAGCGGGTTGAGAAAGCAAAG ATTGCTGTATTCGCTGGTGGTATTGATACGTCAGCAACTGAGACAAAGGGAACTGTTCTTATTCACACTGCAGAACAG CTAGAAAATTATGCTAAAACTGAAGAAGCTAAAGTTGAGGAGCTTGTCAAAGCTGTTGTTGATTCTGGGGCAAAGGTGGTTGTCAGTGGTGCAGCTGTTGGAGATATGGCATTGCACTTTTGTGAACGCTACAA acTTATGGTTCTAAAGATCAGCTCTAAGTTCGAACTGCGAAGATTTTGCCGGACAACTGGTGCTGTGGCGCTT CTCAAACTCAGCCAGCCAAATCCTGATGAACTGGGATATGCTGATTCCATTTCCGTGGAAGAAATTGGTGGTGCCCgg GTAACCTTAGTGAAGAATGAACAAGGTGGGAACTCAGTCTCTACAGTGGTCCTACGAGGTAGTACTGATAGTATACTAGATGACCTTGAGAGGGCTGTTGATGATGGTGTTAATACCTATAAG GCAATGTGCAGAGATAGTCGCATTCTTCCTGGCGCTGCTGCAACTGAGATAGAGTTGGCCAGAAGGCTGAAGGATTTTGCATTGAAAGAAACtga
- the LOC121983074 gene encoding uncharacterized protein LOC121983074 produces MDFRQRPAARRRVYDDFTPPHELVQKDDEELFIINLTGFAKEQLRVQVKRPSRKVVIIGERPLADGNRWSRLHKEFSVPDCCNIRGVGAKFNDGVLCLSLPKLSFKSPPKEEKYEKDKFGDTTEPGKRGLDAPARAMPELRLGDWKLKVGRLDFELYEVKQLAMTLAGAVIVAGALGMYMHHKLAQTDEC; encoded by the exons ATGGATTTCAGGCAGAGACCTGCTGCTCGTCGCCGTGTTTATGATGATTTCACTCCGCCCCATGAGCTTGTTCAAAAAGACGACGAAGAATTATTCATCATTAATCTCACGG GCTTCGCCAAAGAACAACTCAGGGTCCAAGTGAAGAGACCGAGCAGAAAAGTAGTGATCATCGGCGAGCGCCCCCTCGCCGACGGCAACCGCTGGAGCCGCTTACACAAGGAATTCAGCGTCCCCGACTGTTGCAACATACGAGGCGTCGGCGCGAAGTTCAACGACGGAGTTCTTTGCCTTTCGCTGCCGAAACTGTCCTTCAAGTCCCCTCCGAAAGAGGAAAAGTATGAGAAAGATAAATTTGGCGACACAACGGAGCCGGGGAAGAGAGGACTCGATGCGCCGGCTCGCGCGATGCCTGAGCTTAGGCTCGGCGATTGGAAGCTTAAGGTTGGGAGGTTGGACTTCGAGCTGTATGAAGTCAAGCAGCTTGCGATGACTCTGGCCGGCGCTGTGATCGTTGCGGGAGCACTGGGAATGTACATGCATCATAAGCTGGCTCAGACTGACGAATGCTGA